In Gopherus flavomarginatus isolate rGopFla2 chromosome 1, rGopFla2.mat.asm, whole genome shotgun sequence, a single genomic region encodes these proteins:
- the LOC127033830 gene encoding interleukin-18 receptor 1-like isoform X2 has product MAFESLIIPFLMFLSKATTEELCPLRRSIDVLEGEYFSLCFPGSIRDHLRSKTYKVTWLKESEGKVNLIQKTHRLVLNGRFLEFWPAELSDVGNYTYTFSNGTYVTSQKWFLNVLKRSKDTCFNTNHLSRQVKEAGRAHTLKCNAVPHNKNITIMWYKNCNIRNSANEEELHFPSLTIEDSGNYTCVVSISHAGKAFNTTSAIELMVKEGAAEVVKLEIIEPGEIYVETQIGKEVILNCTVFLGYSNAAKPVYLLHWIDKSLNSCSENTKEEQSICEKEYNFDSGNKKYTSKLLWIKTVKEEDLNCNYTCFLQTTHKPQLKVFKLKKGNPPDLHPHVFTTGIIIAVFFSLVPVLLVVLSVIFRVDLVLFYRDITGKDDTIGDGKEYDAFVSYLKDSISTNVEERKFALEILPRTLEDHFGYKLCIFERDVSPGGAVYGIGADFEPRWNEDHKILSAKLCHSASQTRIICAG; this is encoded by the exons ATGGCTTTTGAAAGTCTGATTATTCCATTTTTAATGTTCCTCAGCAAAGCTACAACTG AAGAGCTGTGCCCCTTGCGTCGCTCCATTGATGTCCTCGAAGGGGAAtatttttccctttgcttccctggatCAATAAGAGATCATCTTCGCAGTAAAACATACAAAGTGACCTGGTTGAAAGAAAGCGAAGGAAAGGTGAATTTGATCCAAAAAACACACAGACTTGTTTTAAATGGGAGATTTCTGGAATTTTGGCCAGCTGAACTCAGTGATGTGGGGAATTACACATACACATTCAG CAATGGAACATACGTCACATCACAAAAGTGGTTCCTCAATGTACTCAAAAGAAGTAAAGACACTTGTTTTAACACAAATCATTTATCCAGGCAAGTTAAAGAGGCTGGAAGAGCTCATACATTGAAATGCAATGCTGTGCCCCACAATAAAAATATCACCATAATGTGGTACAAG AACTGTAACATCCGTAACTCTGCAAATGAGGAGGAACTGCATTTTCCTAGTTTAACAATTGAAGACTCTGGGAATTACACATGTGTTGTTTCAATTagtcatgctggaaaggcatTCAACACCACAAGTGCAATAGAGCTGATGGTGAAAGAAG gtgCAGCTGAAGTTGTTAAACTGGAGATAATTGAACCTGGAGAAATTTATGTTGAAACACAAATAG GTAAAGAGGTGATACTCAACTGCACAGTTTTCTTGGGTTACTCGAATGCTGCCAAGCCAGTATACCTCCTGCACTGGATAGACAAAAGTTTAAATTCATGTTCAGAGAACACTAAGGAGGAACAATCAATATGTGAAAAGGAATATAATTT tgattcaggAAACAAGAAGTATACCTCAAAACTATTGTGGATTAAAACAGTTAAAGAGGAGGACCTGAATTGTAATTATACCTGCTTCTTGCAAACTACACATAAGCCGCAATTAAAAGTATTTAAACTGAAGAAAG GGAACCCTCCAGATCTCCACCCACATGTATTTACTACTGGAATAATCATAGCTGTATTCTTTTCCCTTGTTCCTGTGCTCCTGGTGGTTCTCTCTGTGATATTCAGAGTTGACTTAGTTTTATTTTACAGAGACATCACTGGAAAAGATGACACAATAGGAG atggaaAAGAATATGATGCTTTTGTGTCTTATCTGAAAGACTCCATATCTACCAATGTAGAAGAGAGAAAATTTGCTCTGGAGATATTGCCCAGGACATTAGAAGACCATTTTGGTTACAAATTGTGTATATTTGAGCGGGATGTGTCTCCTGGAGGAG